One region of Bradyrhizobium betae genomic DNA includes:
- a CDS encoding peptide ABC transporter substrate-binding protein — MDENDIRGLVAGVKQGTLSRRSFIRTLAAVGITAPIASQILLWNDVAMADATLDYKPTKAGGGGPLKILIWQAPTLLNPHFAVGTKDQVASRIFFEPLAGWDREGNLFPCLAAEVPTKANGGLAADGTSVTWKLKQGVRWHDGKPFTADDVVFTWTYASDLATAAYSTGSYKDITVEKIDDHTVKVIFKDPTPFWADPFVGSVGQILPKHLFGDYAGAKSRDAPGNLKPVGTGPYRFVEFKPGDLIKAERNPDYHVKNQPHFDTLEVKGGGDAVSAARAVLQTGEYDFAWNLLVEDEVLKRMETSGKGRIDVQPSGNVEFMILNTTDPWTEIDGERSSAKSKHPSLSDPAVRKAINLLIDRDSIQKYIYGRGGTATASFVNEPKRFKSGKLAYEFNVDKANKILDEAGWKMGADGIREKDGKKLKYVFQTSTNAPRQKTQAIIKQACQKAGIELELKSVTASVFFSSDVGNPDTYTKFYCDMEMYATTQPQPDPERFLNQCVSWEIATKDNKWLGRNVSRWSDPEADKAYKAAQKELDPVKRAALLIKVNEIFCEANILVPLLSRTNVGGCLNNLMADLSGWDVTTWNLGSWYRS; from the coding sequence ATGGACGAGAACGACATTCGCGGCCTGGTCGCGGGAGTGAAGCAGGGGACGCTGTCGCGACGCTCGTTCATCCGGACACTGGCTGCGGTGGGGATCACGGCGCCGATCGCGAGCCAGATCCTGCTCTGGAACGACGTCGCGATGGCGGACGCCACGCTCGACTACAAGCCGACCAAGGCCGGCGGCGGCGGCCCGCTCAAGATCCTGATCTGGCAGGCGCCCACGCTGCTCAATCCGCATTTCGCCGTCGGCACCAAGGATCAGGTCGCCTCCCGCATCTTCTTCGAGCCGCTTGCCGGCTGGGACAGGGAGGGCAACCTCTTCCCCTGCCTCGCCGCCGAGGTTCCGACCAAGGCGAATGGCGGCCTTGCGGCTGACGGCACCAGCGTGACCTGGAAGCTGAAGCAGGGCGTGAGATGGCATGACGGCAAGCCGTTCACCGCCGACGACGTCGTCTTCACCTGGACCTACGCTTCGGATCTCGCCACCGCCGCCTACTCCACGGGCTCCTACAAGGACATCACGGTCGAGAAGATCGACGACCACACCGTGAAGGTGATCTTCAAGGACCCGACCCCGTTCTGGGCCGACCCGTTCGTCGGCTCGGTCGGGCAGATCCTGCCGAAGCATCTGTTCGGCGACTATGCCGGCGCCAAGTCGCGCGATGCGCCGGGCAATCTGAAGCCGGTCGGCACCGGTCCCTACAGGTTCGTCGAGTTCAAGCCCGGCGACCTGATCAAGGCCGAGCGCAACCCCGACTACCACGTCAAGAACCAGCCGCATTTCGACACACTCGAGGTCAAGGGCGGCGGCGACGCCGTCTCCGCGGCGCGCGCGGTGCTGCAGACCGGCGAATACGACTTTGCCTGGAACCTGCTGGTGGAGGACGAGGTCCTCAAGCGCATGGAGACCAGCGGCAAGGGCCGGATCGACGTCCAGCCCTCCGGCAACGTCGAGTTCATGATCCTCAACACCACGGACCCCTGGACCGAAATCGACGGCGAGCGGTCCAGCGCCAAGAGCAAGCATCCCTCGCTGTCCGATCCGGCCGTCCGCAAGGCGATCAACCTGTTGATCGATCGCGACTCGATCCAGAAATACATCTACGGCCGCGGCGGCACCGCCACCGCGAGCTTCGTCAACGAGCCCAAGCGCTTCAAATCGGGCAAGCTCGCCTACGAGTTCAACGTCGACAAGGCGAACAAGATTCTGGACGAGGCCGGCTGGAAGATGGGCGCGGACGGCATCCGCGAGAAGGACGGCAAGAAGCTCAAATACGTCTTCCAGACCTCGACCAACGCGCCGCGCCAGAAGACGCAGGCCATCATCAAGCAGGCCTGCCAGAAGGCCGGCATCGAGCTCGAGCTCAAATCGGTCACCGCATCGGTGTTCTTCTCCTCGGACGTCGGCAACCCCGACACCTACACGAAATTCTACTGCGACATGGAGATGTACGCCACGACGCAGCCGCAGCCCGACCCCGAGCGTTTCCTGAACCAGTGCGTCTCCTGGGAGATCGCGACCAAGGACAACAAATGGCTCGGCCGCAACGTCTCGCGCTGGTCCGATCCGGAGGCCGACAAGGCCTACAAGGCCGCGCAGAAGGAGCTCGATCCGGTCAAGCGCGCCGCGCTGCTGATCAAGGTCAACGAGATCTTCTGCGAGGCCAACATCCTCGTGCCGCTGCTCTCGCGCACCAATGTCGGCGGCTGCCTCAACAACCTCATGGCCGACCTCTCGGGCTGGGACGTGACGACGTGGAATCTGGGGAGCTGGTATCGGAGCTGA
- a CDS encoding MetQ/NlpA family ABC transporter substrate-binding protein has translation METKMSLRPALILASVLAAWSAAAAAETIKIGVTPGPHAQIFEAVKPIAARQGLDIQLIEFSDYVVPNAALDAGEIQANSFQNQPYLDNQKADRGYKIEAVGLTVNFPIGVYSKKHKAFADIPEGGKVSIPNDPTNGGRVLLLLRDKGVIKLKDGVGFKPTVLDVTENPRKLKFVEVDAAQAPRALDDVDAAAINTNYATQAGLDLVKDPILREDPKGPYVNLIAIRTADKDKPWVRILVDSYHTPEVKEFVLTKFKGAVLPSW, from the coding sequence ATGGAGACCAAGATGTCGTTGCGCCCCGCTCTGATCCTCGCATCCGTGCTCGCCGCCTGGTCGGCCGCAGCCGCAGCCGAGACCATCAAGATCGGCGTGACGCCGGGGCCGCATGCCCAGATCTTCGAGGCCGTGAAGCCGATCGCGGCCAGGCAGGGCCTCGACATCCAGCTCATCGAGTTCTCCGACTACGTCGTGCCGAACGCCGCGCTCGATGCCGGCGAGATCCAGGCCAATTCGTTCCAGAACCAGCCTTATCTCGACAACCAGAAAGCCGACCGCGGCTACAAGATCGAGGCCGTCGGCCTGACCGTGAACTTCCCGATCGGCGTCTATTCGAAGAAGCACAAGGCCTTCGCTGACATCCCCGAGGGCGGCAAGGTCTCGATCCCGAACGATCCGACCAATGGCGGCCGCGTGCTGCTGCTGCTGCGTGACAAGGGCGTGATCAAGCTGAAGGACGGTGTCGGCTTCAAGCCGACGGTGCTCGACGTCACCGAAAATCCCAGGAAGCTGAAATTCGTCGAAGTCGACGCGGCGCAGGCACCGCGCGCGCTCGACGATGTCGACGCCGCCGCGATCAACACCAATTATGCAACCCAGGCGGGGCTCGACCTGGTCAAGGATCCGATCCTACGCGAGGACCCGAAGGGCCCCTACGTCAACCTCATCGCCATTCGCACGGCCGACAAGGACAAGCCCTGGGTCAGGATCCTCGTCGACAGCTATCACACCCCGGAGGTCAAGGAGTTCGTCCTGACCAAGTTCAAGGGCGCGGTGTTGCCGAGCTGGTAG
- a CDS encoding putative FMN-dependent luciferase-like monooxygenase: MKRFANLKRLGFFTRLLDDAPPAERYRFAAEQIMRAEKAGLDSAWIAQHHFHEREGGLPSPFTFLGYVAARTSRIRLGTGIVVLPLESAVRVAEDAAVLDLLCNGRFELGVGTGGNPSAFAAFGLDGAQRNEIFARNLDVVRTALVGKPLTGGDMLYPQRPQLDKRIWQATFSVAGGARAGKAGDGLLLSRTQPRTKEAPKATLAEIQNPVIDAYLAALPPGCEPRIMASRSVFVADDHAEAMRLADIGLRRALPQFMKGGHLPPGETLEEMITAFDTHVGDADHVIASLRADATLERVTDLVFQVHSVDAPHPYVLRSIELVAEKVAPALGWTRAAAADVALAG; encoded by the coding sequence ATGAAACGCTTCGCAAATCTGAAACGACTGGGGTTCTTCACACGGCTACTCGACGACGCGCCGCCCGCCGAGCGATATCGCTTTGCGGCCGAGCAGATCATGCGCGCCGAGAAGGCGGGCCTCGATTCCGCGTGGATCGCGCAACACCATTTCCATGAGCGCGAGGGCGGATTGCCGTCGCCCTTCACCTTCCTCGGCTACGTCGCAGCCCGAACCTCGCGCATTCGCCTCGGCACCGGCATCGTCGTCTTGCCGCTGGAGAGCGCGGTGAGGGTGGCGGAGGACGCCGCGGTGCTCGATCTGCTCTGCAACGGCCGCTTCGAGCTCGGCGTCGGCACCGGCGGCAACCCGTCGGCCTTCGCCGCCTTCGGCCTCGACGGCGCCCAGCGCAACGAGATCTTTGCCCGCAATCTGGACGTGGTCCGCACCGCGCTGGTCGGCAAGCCGCTTACCGGCGGCGATATGCTCTATCCGCAGCGGCCCCAATTGGACAAGCGGATCTGGCAGGCGACCTTCTCGGTCGCCGGCGGCGCGCGTGCCGGCAAGGCCGGCGACGGCCTCTTGCTGTCGCGCACCCAGCCTCGCACGAAGGAGGCGCCAAAGGCCACGCTCGCCGAGATCCAGAATCCGGTGATCGACGCCTATCTCGCCGCGCTGCCGCCGGGATGCGAACCGCGCATCATGGCCTCGCGCAGCGTGTTCGTCGCCGACGACCATGCCGAGGCGATGCGGCTCGCGGATATCGGGCTGCGGCGCGCGCTGCCGCAGTTCATGAAGGGCGGTCACCTGCCCCCGGGCGAGACGCTGGAGGAGATGATCACCGCGTTCGACACCCATGTCGGCGACGCCGACCACGTCATCGCTTCGCTCCGCGCCGACGCAACACTGGAGCGCGTGACCGATCTGGTCTTCCAGGTGCATTCGGTCGATGCGCCGCACCCCTACGTCCTGCGCTCGATCGAGCTGGTCGCGGAGAAGGTCGCGCCGGCGCTGGGCTGGACCCGGGCGGCTGCCGCCGACGTCGCCCTGGCGGGCTAG
- a CDS encoding CMD domain protein, with translation MSTKDIIDTLAGIEPGSALDAIRAKRVQARDNAQKSYLSLFEPIDAGDFSLVERAAVAAFVIGLHGESPVAAFYRDKLAATADGAALLEAIKAEIARGKTSGPYGAYPAGPLSAEDKTGLIYRVSADRKPVLGARLVAALEHAHLLVFRPRDAAAADMKALLAAGWSETGIVTFSQLVAFLSFQVRVVTGLRVLGASLGRTANAVAGA, from the coding sequence ATGAGTACGAAAGATATCATCGACACGCTGGCCGGGATCGAGCCGGGCTCGGCTCTGGATGCCATCCGCGCGAAGCGCGTACAGGCTCGCGACAACGCGCAGAAGAGCTATCTGTCGCTGTTCGAGCCGATCGACGCCGGCGATTTTTCGCTTGTCGAGCGTGCCGCCGTCGCAGCCTTCGTGATCGGCCTCCATGGCGAGTCTCCCGTGGCGGCCTTCTATCGCGATAAGCTCGCGGCGACTGCGGATGGAGCGGCGCTGCTCGAGGCGATCAAGGCCGAGATCGCGCGCGGCAAGACATCGGGCCCGTACGGCGCCTATCCGGCCGGCCCGTTGTCGGCCGAGGACAAGACCGGCTTGATCTACCGCGTCAGCGCGGATCGGAAGCCGGTGCTTGGCGCGCGACTCGTCGCGGCGCTGGAACATGCGCACCTCCTGGTGTTCCGCCCGCGCGATGCGGCGGCCGCCGACATGAAGGCGCTGCTGGCCGCCGGCTGGTCGGAAACGGGCATCGTCACGTTCTCTCAACTCGTTGCGTTCCTGTCGTTCCAGGTGCGCGTCGTCACAGGTCTGCGCGTGCTCGGTGCCTCGCTTGGGCGTACCGCGAACGCTGTGGCCGGCGCGTAA
- a CDS encoding alkylhydroperoxidase domain protein, producing the protein MSAANTVNPPVAFTQDELGWVSWIDPLPEAELTERHFAGLVDRSRAKSEYFRLLVRDPEVLEARTKTDKDIFYNVADGLPRAERELAAAATSRYNGCIYCASVHARFASTYSKRRDDVQRLLDEGVGVDLGERWNAVVKASVALAATPIAFGPDNIEELRRAGLDDAEIVDVINGASFFNWANRLMLSLGEPSK; encoded by the coding sequence ATGAGCGCTGCAAACACCGTCAATCCGCCCGTCGCTTTCACCCAGGACGAGCTCGGCTGGGTGTCGTGGATCGACCCGCTGCCGGAGGCCGAGCTGACCGAGCGGCATTTCGCCGGTCTGGTCGATCGCTCCCGCGCCAAGTCCGAATATTTCCGCCTGCTGGTGCGCGATCCCGAGGTGCTGGAAGCCCGCACCAAGACCGACAAGGACATCTTCTACAACGTCGCCGACGGCTTGCCGCGCGCCGAGCGTGAGCTGGCGGCCGCCGCGACCTCGCGCTACAACGGCTGCATCTACTGTGCTTCCGTGCATGCGCGCTTCGCCAGCACCTACTCCAAGCGCCGCGACGACGTGCAGCGCCTGCTCGACGAGGGCGTCGGCGTCGATCTCGGCGAGCGCTGGAACGCCGTCGTCAAGGCGTCGGTGGCGCTGGCCGCAACGCCGATCGCGTTCGGCCCCGACAATATCGAGGAGCTGCGCCGCGCCGGCCTCGACGATGCCGAGATTGTCGATGTCATCAACGGCGCGTCGTTCTTCAACTGGGCGAACCGGCTGATGCTGTCGCTCGGCGAGCCCTCGAAATAG
- a CDS encoding ABC transporter substrate-binding protein encodes MSNIDRRTLVKGSLAAMMAGAAFSRGALADTSEPILLGVSGPLTGPNAQYGTQWKQGFDLALDEILAAGGINGRKLAYNFEDSQSDPRQSVAIAQKFVSDPRIVMELGDFSSPASMAASPIYQRAGLVQFGFTNSHPDFTKGGDFMWSTSVSQADEQPLLAAYAVKRLGLKKLAVLHLNTDWGRTSRDYFVKAAKEYGAEIAVTEGYIAEERDFRSTLVRVRDSSPDGLILISYYSDGALIARQARQVGLKQVICAASSVYSPKFLELGGDAVEDVHVGTRYFPEDPRPEVQKFIAGFKKKYNGIEPDAFNAYAYDAMNMAAAVVKIGGTDRRAVRDAFTKVKDVSSVIFGTATFDVESRRVKGAMNAELVVRKGQFALWDGKPT; translated from the coding sequence ATGAGCAACATCGATCGTCGTACCCTGGTCAAGGGCTCGCTTGCCGCCATGATGGCGGGAGCCGCCTTCTCGCGCGGCGCCCTCGCTGATACCTCCGAGCCGATCCTGCTCGGCGTCAGCGGTCCCTTGACCGGGCCGAACGCGCAATATGGCACGCAATGGAAGCAGGGCTTTGATCTCGCGCTCGACGAGATCCTCGCCGCGGGCGGCATCAACGGCCGCAAGCTCGCCTATAATTTCGAGGACAGCCAGAGCGACCCGCGCCAGTCGGTGGCGATCGCCCAGAAGTTCGTCTCCGATCCCCGCATCGTCATGGAGCTCGGCGACTTCTCCAGCCCGGCTTCGATGGCGGCATCCCCGATCTATCAGCGGGCGGGGCTGGTGCAGTTCGGCTTCACCAATTCGCACCCTGATTTCACCAAGGGCGGCGACTTCATGTGGAGCACATCCGTGAGTCAGGCCGACGAGCAGCCGCTGCTGGCGGCCTATGCCGTGAAGCGCCTCGGTCTGAAGAAGCTGGCGGTGCTGCACCTCAACACCGATTGGGGCCGCACCAGCCGCGACTATTTCGTCAAGGCGGCGAAGGAGTACGGTGCCGAGATCGCTGTTACCGAAGGCTACATCGCCGAAGAGCGAGACTTCCGTTCCACCTTGGTGCGCGTCCGCGACTCCAGTCCGGATGGACTGATCCTGATCTCCTATTATTCCGACGGTGCGCTGATCGCGCGCCAGGCCCGCCAGGTCGGCCTGAAGCAGGTGATCTGCGCCGCAAGCTCGGTCTATTCGCCGAAATTCCTGGAGCTCGGCGGTGACGCCGTCGAGGACGTCCATGTCGGCACGCGCTACTTCCCGGAAGACCCGCGGCCCGAGGTGCAGAAATTCATCGCGGGCTTCAAGAAGAAATACAACGGGATCGAGCCCGATGCTTTCAATGCCTATGCTTACGATGCCATGAACATGGCGGCGGCCGTGGTGAAGATCGGCGGCACCGATCGCCGCGCCGTCCGCGACGCCTTCACGAAAGTGAAGGATGTCTCGAGCGTGATCTTCGGGACGGCGACGTTCGACGTCGAGAGCCGCCGCGTCAAGGGCGCCATGAACGCCGAACTCGTCGTGCGCAAGGGCCAGTTCGCGCTCTGGGACGGCAAGCCGACCTGA
- a CDS encoding ABC transporter permease yields the protein MSSWLDYTINGLIVGNVYALVAVGLALIFGVSRLINFAQGSIYLVGAYIGWVAVVQLHMPLPLTIIVVAVAAAIVGLIIERFGLRPLQNSVRIAPLLATIGISFVLDQLVMLTFSPNPRALPSQLPDVRFQVGGGTIGPLDLLIAGVGLTSAILLFVFLRYSKLGWAIRATAQDRDAAMQMGVDVNRVNQAVFGIAAALGGVSGLLVGMYYNQIDTAMSLQATLKGVVAEVVGGAGNVPGAVIGSLLLGLVESYGVAVFGTSYRNLFAFLLLVLVLVLRPNGLFASARQAPPEPMTGTFIAPSRPVRIPRWALLAAAAAFAILPLLPVSFYVLQTLINAWLLGMLALSLTLVAGTIGQVSLGHAALLAIGAYTSALLSLSFAVPVGLAVIGGGLMSAALGTLLISPSFRLRGHYVSIATLAIGEIVSLVILNWESVTRGPIGISGIPPLSLFGYELIGPSSIYWFSFGVMVVLALLQGRLLGSHLGRSFRAIRDDDIAARAYGLSLNRYKSLAFIFGGFAAGVSGGIAAHLYSYINHETFNTQQSILALTVVILGGLGNVVGAIVGSVALVGIPEMFRIAAEYRILIYGIVLLLLVRFRPQGLLGTM from the coding sequence TTGTCTTCCTGGCTCGACTACACGATCAACGGGCTGATCGTTGGTAACGTCTACGCCCTCGTTGCGGTCGGGCTTGCGCTGATCTTCGGCGTCAGCCGGCTGATCAACTTTGCGCAAGGATCGATCTATCTCGTCGGCGCCTATATCGGCTGGGTCGCGGTGGTGCAGCTGCATATGCCGCTGCCGCTCACCATCATCGTGGTCGCGGTGGCCGCCGCCATCGTCGGGCTGATCATCGAGCGGTTCGGCCTGCGTCCGCTGCAGAACTCCGTTCGCATTGCGCCGCTGCTCGCGACCATCGGCATCAGCTTCGTGCTCGATCAGCTGGTGATGCTGACCTTCTCGCCCAATCCGCGCGCGCTGCCTAGCCAGTTGCCCGATGTGCGCTTCCAGGTCGGCGGCGGCACGATCGGCCCGCTTGATCTGCTCATCGCCGGTGTCGGCCTCACCAGCGCGATTCTGCTGTTTGTGTTCCTGCGCTACAGCAAGCTCGGCTGGGCCATCCGTGCCACGGCGCAGGATCGCGACGCCGCCATGCAGATGGGTGTCGACGTCAACCGCGTCAATCAGGCCGTGTTCGGCATTGCGGCGGCACTCGGCGGCGTCTCCGGCCTGCTGGTCGGAATGTACTACAACCAGATCGACACCGCGATGAGCCTGCAGGCGACGCTCAAGGGTGTCGTCGCCGAAGTGGTCGGCGGTGCCGGCAACGTGCCCGGCGCGGTCATCGGCAGCCTGCTGCTGGGGCTGGTGGAGAGCTATGGCGTCGCCGTGTTCGGCACCAGCTATCGCAACCTGTTCGCGTTCCTGCTGCTTGTCCTGGTGCTGGTGCTTCGCCCGAACGGATTGTTCGCCAGCGCACGGCAGGCGCCGCCCGAGCCGATGACCGGCACCTTTATCGCGCCGAGCCGCCCGGTGCGGATTCCGCGCTGGGCGCTGCTGGCCGCTGCTGCGGCCTTTGCGATCCTGCCGTTGCTCCCGGTGTCCTTCTACGTGCTCCAGACCCTGATCAACGCCTGGCTGCTCGGCATGCTCGCGCTCAGCCTGACGCTGGTGGCGGGCACGATCGGGCAAGTTTCGCTCGGGCACGCCGCGCTGCTCGCGATCGGCGCCTATACGTCCGCGCTGCTGTCGCTGTCCTTTGCCGTCCCGGTCGGCCTCGCCGTCATCGGCGGCGGCTTGATGAGCGCCGCGCTCGGCACGCTGTTGATTTCGCCGTCGTTCCGCCTGCGCGGCCATTACGTGTCGATCGCGACGCTCGCCATCGGCGAGATCGTGTCGCTGGTGATCCTGAACTGGGAGAGCGTCACGCGTGGCCCGATCGGCATATCCGGCATCCCGCCGCTGTCGCTGTTCGGCTATGAGCTGATCGGCCCGAGCTCGATCTACTGGTTCAGTTTCGGGGTGATGGTCGTGCTGGCGCTTCTCCAGGGGCGTCTGCTTGGCTCGCATCTCGGCCGCAGCTTTCGCGCCATTCGCGACGACGACATCGCCGCGCGCGCCTACGGCCTCAGCCTGAACCGCTACAAGTCGCTGGCCTTCATCTTCGGCGGCTTCGCAGCCGGCGTCAGCGGCGGCATCGCCGCGCATCTTTATTCCTACATCAATCACGAGACCTTCAACACGCAGCAATCGATCCTGGCGCTGACGGTCGTGATCCTCGGCGGTCTCGGCAATGTCGTCGGGGCCATCGTTGGATCGGTCGCGCTGGTCGGCATTCCGGAGATGTTCCGGATCGCGGCGGAGTACCGCATCCTGATCTACGGAATCGTGCTCCTGCTGCTGGTGCGCTTCAGGCCGCAGGGCCTGTTGGGGACGATGTGA
- a CDS encoding ABC transporter ATP-binding protein: MAEQHATMLSLRGLTRRFGGLTAVNAIDLDLAKGELVSIIGPNGAGKTTLFNLVTGLDRPDAGEVRFEGQDITGLSPERLAAGGIARTFQLGRVFGNLSVMDNVLIGAHTRLRAVKPAVPLIGPLLELGLALLRPASVRAEEERLHEEVKVILARFGDRLLPRIDQPAYSLSYANRRRVEIARALALQPRLLLLDEPTAGMNPTETTEMQGLVAELKAEGLTILLIEHKLEMVMRLSDRVIVMDEGKKIAEGPGEVVRVDPKVIEAYLGHGLSGSAEQESAA; encoded by the coding sequence ATGGCGGAGCAGCACGCGACCATGCTGTCTTTGCGCGGGCTGACGCGCCGCTTCGGCGGCCTCACCGCCGTCAATGCGATCGATCTCGACCTCGCCAAGGGCGAGCTCGTCAGCATCATCGGCCCGAACGGCGCCGGCAAGACCACGCTGTTCAATCTCGTCACCGGGCTCGACCGGCCAGACGCCGGCGAGGTCCGCTTCGAAGGGCAGGACATCACGGGTCTGTCGCCGGAACGGCTTGCGGCCGGAGGGATCGCGCGCACGTTCCAGCTCGGTCGCGTCTTCGGCAATCTCAGTGTGATGGACAACGTCCTGATCGGCGCCCATACGCGGCTGCGCGCGGTGAAGCCGGCGGTGCCGCTGATCGGCCCGCTGCTCGAGCTCGGTTTGGCGCTGCTGCGCCCCGCCAGTGTCAGGGCCGAGGAAGAGCGGCTGCATGAGGAGGTGAAGGTCATTCTCGCGCGCTTCGGCGACCGGCTGCTGCCGCGGATCGACCAGCCCGCCTACAGCCTCTCCTACGCCAACCGCCGCCGCGTCGAAATCGCGCGCGCGCTCGCGCTGCAGCCGCGCCTGTTGCTGCTCGACGAGCCGACCGCCGGCATGAATCCGACGGAGACGACGGAGATGCAGGGCCTCGTCGCCGAATTGAAAGCGGAAGGGCTGACCATCCTCCTGATCGAACACAAGCTGGAGATGGTGATGCGTCTCTCTGATCGCGTCATCGTCATGGACGAGGGCAAGAAGATCGCGGAAGGCCCGGGCGAGGTGGTGCGTGTCGATCCCAAGGTGATCGAGGCCTATCTCGGCCATGGCCTGTCGGGGTCCGCGGAGCAGGAGAGTGCGGCATGA
- a CDS encoding ABC transporter ATP-binding protein, with product MTTSTSEPLLALSKVNTFYGQAQVHFDLSITVGRGHIVCLLGGNASGKSTTMKIILGLVKPRSGDVTFDGASLLGLTTPQIVRRGIASVPEARRLFADMSVRENILMGAFVRNDRDAIAQDLDKMLTLFPKLGQRLSQRAGSLSGGEQQMVAMARALMSRPRMIVMDEPTMGLSPLYVDRVLELIRTINQEGVSVFMVEQNASLALEIAHEAYVLQTGKIVLSGPARALKDDPRIRDAYLGGSEAA from the coding sequence ATGACGACGAGCACATCCGAGCCGCTGCTGGCGCTGTCCAAGGTCAATACGTTCTACGGCCAGGCGCAGGTGCATTTCGACCTGTCGATCACGGTCGGCCGCGGCCATATCGTCTGCCTGCTCGGCGGCAACGCCAGCGGTAAATCGACCACGATGAAGATCATCCTCGGTCTGGTGAAGCCGCGCTCGGGCGATGTGACGTTCGATGGCGCCTCGCTGCTGGGGCTGACCACGCCGCAGATCGTCCGTCGCGGCATTGCCTCGGTGCCGGAGGCGCGGCGCCTCTTCGCCGACATGAGCGTGCGGGAAAACATCCTGATGGGCGCCTTCGTGCGCAACGACCGCGACGCGATCGCGCAGGATCTCGACAAGATGCTGACGCTGTTCCCCAAGCTCGGCCAGCGGCTGTCGCAGCGCGCCGGTTCGCTCTCCGGCGGCGAGCAGCAGATGGTGGCGATGGCGCGCGCGCTGATGAGCCGCCCCCGGATGATCGTGATGGACGAGCCGACCATGGGCCTGTCGCCGCTCTATGTCGATCGCGTGCTGGAGCTGATCCGTACCATCAACCAGGAGGGTGTCTCGGTCTTCATGGTCGAGCAGAACGCCAGCCTCGCGCTGGAGATCGCGCACGAGGCTTATGTGCTCCAGACCGGCAAGATCGTGCTCTCCGGCCCGGCGCGCGCGTTGAAAGACGACCCCCGCATCCGCGACGCCTATCTCGGTGGTTCTGAGGCGGCGTAA
- a CDS encoding HoxN/HupN/NixA family nickel/cobalt transporter: MIFVSKLSLRAVEPGLVLLFGGLIAANIAAWIWAFATFGDRPTVMATALLAWVFGLRHAVDADHIAAIDNVVRKLMQAGGAPRSVGLYFALGHSTVVVVATLLLALGVVSLGGDSLLREIGGFIGTSVSALFLLVIAAINLAIFVSLWRTFRIAREQGVHDAEGLEALLESRGVLARLFGPMFRLVTKPRHMYPLGFLFGLGFDTATEIGLLSISAGEAARGASFADILVFPALFAAGMALVDTADSTLMVSAYRWAFVDPLRKLWYNLTITGASVAVALLIGGIEALGLIADRLGLSGGVWTLVDHLNESLANVGFAVIALFMVAWLVSVMLYRRMFAGDRHRAAPRGVECTDATEAA, translated from the coding sequence ATGATATTCGTGTCGAAATTGTCTTTGCGGGCGGTCGAGCCTGGTTTGGTGCTGCTGTTCGGCGGGCTCATCGCCGCCAACATCGCCGCGTGGATCTGGGCCTTCGCAACGTTCGGCGACCGGCCGACGGTGATGGCGACCGCGCTGCTCGCCTGGGTGTTCGGCCTGCGCCACGCCGTCGATGCCGACCACATCGCCGCCATCGACAATGTCGTGCGCAAGCTGATGCAGGCGGGGGGCGCGCCGCGCAGCGTCGGTCTCTATTTCGCGCTCGGGCATTCCACCGTGGTTGTGGTCGCGACCCTGCTGCTGGCGCTGGGCGTGGTGAGCCTCGGCGGCGACAGCCTGCTCAGGGAAATCGGCGGCTTCATCGGCACCTCGGTGTCGGCGCTGTTCCTGCTGGTGATCGCAGCCATCAATCTCGCCATCTTTGTCAGCCTGTGGCGGACATTTCGCATCGCACGCGAGCAGGGCGTTCACGACGCTGAAGGCCTCGAGGCGCTGCTCGAGAGCCGCGGTGTGCTCGCACGGCTGTTCGGCCCCATGTTTCGCCTGGTGACGAAGCCGCGGCACATGTATCCGCTCGGATTTCTGTTCGGGCTCGGTTTCGATACCGCGACCGAGATCGGCCTGCTCAGCATTTCCGCCGGTGAAGCTGCGCGCGGCGCTTCGTTCGCCGATATCCTGGTCTTTCCCGCGCTGTTCGCTGCCGGCATGGCGCTGGTCGACACCGCCGACTCCACGCTGATGGTGAGTGCCTATCGCTGGGCCTTCGTCGATCCCTTGCGCAAGCTCTGGTACAACCTCACCATCACCGGCGCCTCCGTCGCGGTGGCGCTGTTGATCGGCGGCATCGAGGCGCTTGGCCTGATCGCGGATCGCCTCGGCCTGTCCGGTGGCGTGTGGACGCTGGTCGATCATCTGAACGAGTCGCTTGCGAATGTCGGCTTCGCCGTGATTGCGCTGTTCATGGTCGCCTGGCTGGTCTCGGTCATGCTCTATCGCCGTATGTTTGCAGGCGATCGGCACCGCGCCGCGCCAAGGGGCGTGGAATGCACCGATGCGACTGAGGCGGCCTGA